One genomic region from Nostoc sphaeroides encodes:
- a CDS encoding substrate-binding domain-containing protein: MKKFADSIIIGIVLLGVCSCNSVKSTDLTNDNQVTSQTDSQAKTIIKIGSSSSTVTVLKLLAKAYQSQNKTVKIEFISNSQSEGAIAALKNDIIDIAGSSHKPKSEDDKGEVQYRELAKDLLLVATHNSVKGVNNLSTKQLKAIYKGDIKNWRELGGADANIVLLDRPEDESAKKLLRKYYLGAEKTTTKAVILNKEGELMETLQNTPNSIGAFSLASSLINELPVNHLSINGVVPKAQNFTSGQYPMVRHIGIFWKKAPSESTQGFIDFIFSLEGEKLLKNNGFVPAN, encoded by the coding sequence ATGAAAAAGTTTGCTGACTCAATAATTATCGGAATCGTCCTTCTTGGGGTTTGCAGTTGTAACTCAGTAAAATCGACTGATCTAACAAATGACAATCAAGTTACTAGCCAAACTGATTCTCAAGCCAAAACGATTATCAAAATTGGTAGTTCCAGTTCAACTGTAACAGTTTTAAAACTTTTAGCAAAAGCTTATCAATCCCAAAATAAAACTGTCAAAATTGAGTTTATCTCCAATAGCCAATCTGAAGGAGCGATCGCAGCCCTAAAAAACGATATTATTGATATCGCCGGTAGCAGTCACAAACCCAAATCAGAAGATGATAAGGGTGAAGTTCAATATCGGGAACTGGCAAAAGATTTGTTACTTGTCGCCACCCACAACAGTGTCAAAGGAGTTAATAACCTTTCAACCAAGCAATTAAAAGCAATTTACAAAGGTGACATCAAAAATTGGCGAGAATTAGGCGGTGCCGATGCAAACATTGTACTGTTGGATAGACCTGAAGATGAATCAGCGAAAAAATTATTGAGAAAATATTATTTGGGAGCAGAGAAGACTACAACTAAAGCCGTGATTTTGAATAAAGAGGGAGAATTAATGGAAACCTTACAAAATACTCCTAATTCCATCGGCGCTTTTTCTTTGGCTTCTTCCCTTATCAATGAATTGCCTGTCAATCATCTTAGTATAAATGGTGTTGTTCCCAAAGCGCAAAACTTCACGAGTGGCCAATACCCAATGGTGCGTCACATAGGTATTTTCTGGAAAAAAGCACCTTCAGAATCTACTCAGGGTTTTATTGATTTTATCTTTAGCTTAGAAGGTGAAAAACTATTAAAAAATAATGGCTTTGTTCCTGCCAACTAA
- a CDS encoding DUF981 family protein — MFIDYITLMLINMVAGLFLLADYVYRGIDSSNQRPWIPGFGITGAIALTTGLHMSFTWPVIGSFNIAFGETSVLFGILFVAAAIALAQGWDLFTIAVYAFFAGAVAIVVGIRIINLNMTKQPLLSGIGFILTGLGGIFAAPTLYWKTNRTWRRIGVAVLIVAALIWALTGYLSYWNHLEGFQKWVPAPMR, encoded by the coding sequence GTGTTTATCGACTACATCACACTCATGTTGATCAATATGGTAGCTGGTTTATTTCTACTGGCTGACTATGTGTATCGTGGTATAGATAGTTCTAATCAAAGACCGTGGATTCCCGGTTTTGGAATTACAGGTGCGATCGCCTTAACAACTGGTTTACACATGAGCTTCACCTGGCCAGTTATCGGTAGCTTCAACATTGCCTTCGGTGAGACAAGTGTCTTATTTGGTATCTTGTTTGTGGCTGCTGCGATCGCACTAGCTCAAGGTTGGGATTTATTCACAATAGCAGTTTACGCTTTCTTTGCTGGTGCAGTTGCGATCGTAGTAGGTATCCGCATCATCAACTTGAATATGACAAAACAACCACTTTTGTCAGGAATCGGCTTTATTTTAACCGGCTTAGGAGGTATTTTTGCAGCGCCAACCCTCTATTGGAAAACCAATCGAACCTGGCGACGAATTGGCGTAGCAGTGCTGATAGTAGCCGCTCTAATTTGGGCATTAACTGGATATTTGTCTTACTGGAATCATTTAGAGGGTTTTCAAAAATGGGTTCCAGCTCCAATGCGGTAA
- the grxC gene encoding glutaredoxin 3 — MLDFLNPLLNRHPERVKANVELYTWQTCPYCIRAKILLWWKGVNFTEYKIDGDEAARAKMAERANGRRTVPQIFINNQHIGGCDDLYQLDTQSQLDPLLAQAAI, encoded by the coding sequence ATGCTGGACTTTCTTAATCCCCTTTTAAATCGCCATCCAGAGCGAGTCAAAGCCAACGTCGAACTTTACACATGGCAAACTTGCCCTTACTGCATTCGTGCCAAAATACTGCTGTGGTGGAAAGGTGTAAATTTTACCGAATATAAAATCGACGGCGACGAAGCAGCCAGAGCGAAAATGGCAGAACGTGCTAACGGTCGCCGTACTGTACCGCAAATTTTTATCAATAACCAGCACATTGGCGGCTGCGATGATCTTTATCAACTAGATACACAAAGTCAACTCGATCCTCTTTTAGCCCAAGCCGCTATTTAG
- a CDS encoding type II toxin-antitoxin system HicB family antitoxin: protein MKYTILIQWSNEDECYVVSLPDFPDIMQPCTHGDTYEEALKNAQEVLEMLIESYLEDDQPLPEPQTLGKSLKVA from the coding sequence ATGAAATATACAATATTAATTCAATGGTCAAATGAAGATGAATGTTATGTAGTTTCATTACCTGATTTCCCGGATATTATGCAGCCTTGTACTCATGGAGACACTTATGAGGAGGCTTTGAAAAATGCTCAGGAAGTCTTAGAGATGTTAATCGAATCTTACTTAGAAGATGATCAGCCTTTACCAGAACCACAAACATTAGGTAAGTCTTTAAAAGTGGCTTAA
- a CDS encoding type II toxin-antitoxin system HicA family toxin, with protein MPKKIKELKSLLLRSGFTYKPAKGSHSKWIHPKLSKAIIIAGKDGSDAKLYLEKQVNEALEELNKIEAEEKEEPEA; from the coding sequence ATGCCCAAGAAAATTAAAGAACTGAAAAGTTTATTACTGCGATCGGGGTTTACCTATAAACCAGCAAAGGGAAGTCATAGCAAATGGATACATCCAAAATTATCTAAAGCTATTATCATTGCTGGTAAAGATGGTAGTGACGCTAAACTATATTTAGAAAAGCAGGTTAATGAAGCACTAGAAGAATTAAATAAGATAGAAGCAGAGGAAAAGGAGGAACCAGAAGCATGA
- a CDS encoding Uma2 family endonuclease: protein MVITPNTASEVIYPESDGQPMADNTKQFRWIVTIKENLEILFASQSDVFIAGDLFWYPVADNPNIKQAPDTLVVFGRPKGDRGSYKQWEEENIPPQVVFEILSPGNTTKEMAHKLLFYQRYGVEEYYIYDPDQNELTGFVRSEDWLQEINQIHGWISPRLGIRFQLTPQTLEIYRLDGYKFLTPVELDQVRTQERQRAEQERQAKEIALQQLEEERQRYQDLLTLLQERGINPEQLL, encoded by the coding sequence ATGGTAATCACTCCTAATACCGCATCTGAGGTCATCTACCCCGAAAGCGACGGACAACCAATGGCGGATAATACCAAGCAATTTCGCTGGATAGTAACTATTAAAGAAAATTTAGAAATTTTATTTGCATCCCAATCAGATGTATTCATCGCCGGAGATTTATTTTGGTATCCAGTTGCAGATAACCCTAACATCAAACAAGCACCTGATACTTTGGTAGTGTTTGGTAGACCCAAGGGAGATAGAGGTTCTTACAAGCAATGGGAAGAAGAAAACATTCCGCCACAGGTGGTATTTGAAATATTATCTCCTGGTAATACAACTAAAGAAATGGCGCATAAACTCCTATTTTATCAACGCTACGGAGTTGAAGAATATTATATTTACGACCCAGACCAAAATGAACTAACAGGGTTTGTGCGCTCAGAAGATTGGTTACAAGAAATTAACCAGATTCATGGGTGGATAAGTCCCCGTTTGGGAATCCGCTTTCAACTCACCCCCCAAACCCTAGAAATATATCGCCTTGATGGATATAAGTTTCTTACACCCGTTGAGCTTGACCAAGTACGTACACAAGAACGTCAACGTGCTGAACAAGAACGTCAAGCTAAAGAAATAGCTCTCCAACAACTAGAGGAAGAACGCCAACGATATCAAGATTTATTGACACTACTACAAGAACGGGGAATTAACCCAGAACAGCTGTTATAA
- a CDS encoding glutamyl-tRNA reductase produces MNIAVVGLSHKTAPVEVREKLSIPEPQIESAIAQLASYPHIDEVAILSTCNRLEIYIVTSEADQGIREITQFLAEYSKLPVLSLRQHLFMLLHDDAVMHVMRVAGGLDSLVLGEGQILAQVKTTHKLGQQYNGIKTILNRLFKQALTAGKRVRTETSIGTGAVSISSAAVELAQIKVANLAACRVVILGAGKMSRLLVQHLISKGAVQISIVNRSRDRAQELTKQFPQQPINIHPLSEMMSVIADSDLVFTSTSATEPILDRSKLEMVLEVQRSLMLFDISVPRNVHADVNELENVQAFNVDDLKAVVAQNYESRRKIAQEAERLLEEEVEAFDIWWRSLETVTTISCLRNKVETIREQELEKALSRLGSEFAEKHQEVIEALTRGIVNKILHDPMVQLRSQQDVEARRRCMQTLQMLFNLDAEEQFS; encoded by the coding sequence ATGAATATAGCAGTGGTGGGGTTAAGTCATAAAACAGCCCCTGTAGAAGTCCGGGAAAAACTGAGCATTCCAGAACCACAAATTGAAAGTGCGATCGCTCAACTGGCCAGCTATCCCCATATTGATGAAGTTGCAATTCTTAGCACTTGTAACCGCCTGGAAATTTACATTGTTACCAGTGAAGCAGACCAAGGTATCCGGGAAATAACCCAGTTTCTTGCGGAATACAGTAAATTACCCGTGCTTTCTCTGCGACAACATTTGTTTATGTTGCTCCATGATGATGCAGTGATGCACGTTATGCGGGTAGCAGGTGGTTTAGATAGTCTGGTACTCGGAGAAGGTCAAATTCTGGCTCAGGTGAAAACTACTCACAAACTGGGACAGCAATATAACGGTATAAAAACCATTTTAAATCGATTATTTAAACAAGCGCTGACTGCTGGTAAGCGGGTTCGGACTGAAACTAGTATTGGTACTGGTGCTGTCTCTATTAGTTCGGCAGCTGTAGAGTTAGCACAAATTAAAGTAGCAAATTTAGCAGCTTGCCGAGTGGTAATTTTGGGCGCTGGTAAAATGTCGCGGCTGCTGGTGCAACACCTAATTTCTAAAGGTGCTGTGCAAATTAGTATTGTAAATCGCTCACGCGATCGCGCCCAAGAATTAACAAAGCAGTTCCCTCAACAACCGATCAATATTCATCCTCTATCGGAAATGATGAGCGTAATTGCCGATAGCGATTTGGTGTTTACAAGTACTTCGGCAACAGAGCCAATCCTTGACCGTTCCAAATTGGAAATGGTTTTAGAAGTTCAGCGTTCTTTAATGTTATTTGATATTTCTGTGCCGCGTAATGTTCATGCGGATGTAAATGAATTGGAAAATGTGCAAGCGTTTAATGTGGATGATTTGAAGGCAGTAGTGGCGCAAAACTACGAAAGCCGTCGGAAGATTGCACAAGAAGCCGAAAGACTTTTAGAGGAAGAAGTAGAAGCCTTTGATATTTGGTGGCGCAGTCTGGAAACTGTGACTACTATTAGCTGTCTGCGAAATAAAGTTGAAACCATCCGCGAACAAGAGTTAGAAAAAGCTTTGTCGAGATTGGGTTCGGAATTTGCGGAAAAACATCAAGAAGTGATTGAAGCATTAACGCGGGGAATTGTCAATAAAATTTTACATGACCCGATGGTGCAATTGCGATCGCAGCAAGATGTGGAAGCTAGACGGCGCTGTATGCAAACTCTGCAAATGCTTTTCAACCTTGATGCAGAGGAACAATTTAGTTAA
- a CDS encoding Uma2 family endonuclease yields MSMMTVRDLEQVQTAFTEAGLDYQLELENGKISIMGPSDIVSSEISSRLIAFLFAWINPRRWGRVFDSSGGFIMPDTNLKAPDVSFVRASRLLQSPRYFGELVPDLVVEIKSQNDKIKLIAAKILKFIELGAIVGILIDPDEETVTIYRSTGEPTVLENGEILTIPELFPGWELPVTELWPPIFTEEETQI; encoded by the coding sequence ATGTCAATGATGACAGTCAGAGATTTAGAGCAAGTTCAAACAGCTTTTACTGAAGCAGGTTTAGATTACCAGCTGGAACTCGAAAATGGGAAAATTTCAATAATGGGGCCGTCAGACATTGTATCCAGCGAAATCAGTAGTCGTCTCATCGCCTTTCTCTTTGCTTGGATAAATCCTCGTCGCTGGGGAAGAGTATTTGATTCCTCTGGCGGTTTCATCATGCCAGATACTAACCTCAAAGCACCCGATGTTTCCTTTGTTCGTGCTTCCCGACTTCTCCAAAGTCCTCGTTACTTTGGAGAACTTGTCCCTGACTTGGTGGTAGAAATTAAATCTCAGAACGATAAAATAAAACTTATAGCAGCTAAAATTCTGAAATTTATAGAATTAGGAGCGATCGTCGGTATTTTGATTGATCCTGATGAAGAGACAGTTACAATTTATCGCTCTACAGGCGAACCTACAGTTTTAGAAAATGGCGAGATTTTAACTATACCAGAACTTTTTCCCGGTTGGGAATTGCCCGTTACTGAATTGTGGCCTCCTATCTTTACCGAGGAAGAAACACAAATTTAG
- the glpX gene encoding class II fructose-bisphosphatase has protein sequence MENTLGLEIIEVVEQAAIASSKWMGKGEKDIADQVAVEAMRERMNKIYMRGRIVIGEGERDNAPMLYIGEEVGICTQPNAEALCNPDELVEIDIAVDPCEGTNLVAYGQPGSMAVLAISEKGGLFAAPDFYMKKLAAPPAAKGKVDINKSATENLKILAECLDRSIEELVIIVMKRERHNDLIKEIREAGARVSLISDGDVGAAISCGFAGTNIHALMGIGAAPEGVISAAAMRALGGHFQGQLIYDPAVVKTGLIGESREANIDRLKSMNINDPDKVYDAHELASGQTVLFAACGITGGNLMEGVRFFHGGARTQSLVISNQSKTARFVDTIHMFGEPKTLQLN, from the coding sequence GTGGAAAATACACTTGGGTTAGAGATTATTGAAGTAGTAGAGCAAGCCGCGATCGCTTCCTCGAAATGGATGGGGAAAGGCGAAAAAGACATTGCTGACCAAGTAGCAGTGGAAGCTATGCGGGAGCGGATGAATAAAATCTATATGCGGGGTCGCATTGTGATTGGGGAAGGCGAACGCGACAACGCACCTATGTTATACATCGGGGAAGAAGTTGGTATCTGTACCCAACCAAATGCCGAAGCTCTCTGTAACCCTGATGAACTAGTTGAAATTGATATCGCCGTTGACCCCTGTGAAGGTACGAACTTGGTAGCTTATGGACAACCTGGTTCGATGGCTGTGTTGGCAATTTCTGAAAAGGGTGGATTATTTGCTGCTCCTGACTTTTACATGAAGAAGTTAGCAGCACCTCCGGCGGCTAAGGGTAAGGTAGACATCAACAAGTCAGCAACCGAAAACCTGAAGATTCTCGCTGAGTGTTTAGACCGATCTATTGAAGAACTTGTAATTATAGTCATGAAGCGCGAACGCCACAACGATTTAATTAAAGAAATCCGTGAGGCTGGAGCGAGAGTCTCCCTAATTTCAGATGGTGATGTGGGTGCAGCTATTAGCTGCGGTTTTGCTGGAACTAATATCCACGCGCTGATGGGTATCGGTGCTGCTCCTGAAGGTGTAATATCGGCAGCTGCAATGCGTGCTTTAGGTGGACACTTCCAAGGTCAACTGATTTACGATCCAGCAGTAGTCAAAACAGGTCTGATTGGAGAAAGCAGAGAAGCCAACATCGATCGCTTAAAGTCTATGAATATCAATGACCCCGATAAGGTCTATGATGCTCATGAACTGGCATCTGGTCAAACTGTTCTGTTCGCTGCTTGCGGTATTACCGGTGGCAATCTCATGGAAGGTGTACGTTTCTTCCACGGCGGAGCCAGAACTCAAAGCTTGGTAATTTCTAACCAGTCGAAAACTGCTCGATTTGTTGATACAATTCACATGTTTGGTGAACCCAAGACTCTCCAACTGAACTAA
- a CDS encoding Uma2 family endonuclease, protein MQLETQKLYYTPEEYLEIEEKAEYKSEYRDGEIVPMTGGTTNHNKICLNLAASLKIALRRKNYDVYIGDVRLWIPRYRQHTYPDVMVIEGQPIYTETSTTTVMNPMLIAEVLSKSTKNYDQGDKFLYYRSIPEFKEYILIDQYQYHVMQYVKTAENQWSFIELEHESAILSLQTVDFKIELRDLYEQVNFIENNED, encoded by the coding sequence ATGCAGTTAGAAACACAAAAACTCTATTACACACCTGAAGAGTATTTAGAAATTGAAGAAAAAGCAGAATATAAAAGCGAATACCGTGATGGAGAAATTGTACCGATGACGGGTGGCACTACAAATCATAATAAAATTTGTTTGAATTTAGCTGCATCCTTAAAAATTGCTTTAAGGCGTAAAAATTATGATGTTTATATTGGTGATGTACGTTTATGGATACCCCGTTATCGGCAGCATACATATCCTGATGTGATGGTGATTGAGGGACAACCTATTTATACAGAAACCAGCACAACAACGGTTATGAATCCGATGTTAATTGCTGAAGTTTTATCTAAATCGACTAAAAATTATGACCAAGGTGATAAGTTTCTTTATTATCGCTCTATTCCAGAATTCAAGGAATATATTTTAATTGACCAATATCAGTATCATGTGATGCAATATGTAAAAACTGCGGAAAATCAATGGTCATTTATTGAACTTGAACATGAATCTGCAATTTTATCACTGCAAACAGTTGATTTTAAAATTGAATTGCGCGACCTTTACGAGCAAGTCAATTTTATAGAAAATAACGAAGATTGA
- a CDS encoding ABC transporter ATP-binding protein, giving the protein MVNDYSSPLPLLAATGLSKSFGGIKAVNEAKIEVAKGSITGLIGPNGAGKTTLFNLLSNFIRPDKGRVIFDGEPIHKLQPYQIAQQGVIRTFQVARTLSRLSVLENMLLAAQKQTGENFWQVQLQPHIVAKEEKELEERAMFLLESVGLAKKAHDYAGGLSGGQRKLLEMGRALMTNPKLILLDEPAAGVNPKLIDDICDRIITWNRQDNMTFLIIEHNMDVIMSLCDRVWVLAEGQNLADGTPTEIQTNPKVLEAYLGK; this is encoded by the coding sequence TTGGTAAATGACTATTCATCGCCACTTCCACTTTTGGCAGCCACTGGACTTTCTAAAAGCTTTGGTGGTATCAAAGCAGTTAATGAGGCGAAAATCGAAGTTGCTAAAGGCAGCATTACGGGCTTGATTGGCCCCAATGGTGCTGGTAAAACCACTTTATTTAACTTACTCTCAAACTTCATTCGCCCAGATAAGGGACGAGTCATTTTTGACGGCGAACCGATTCACAAATTACAACCATATCAAATCGCCCAACAGGGAGTAATCCGCACTTTTCAGGTTGCACGGACTCTCTCGCGGTTGTCGGTGTTAGAAAATATGCTGCTGGCGGCGCAAAAACAAACGGGTGAAAATTTTTGGCAAGTGCAATTGCAACCGCATATCGTCGCTAAGGAAGAAAAGGAACTCGAAGAACGGGCAATGTTTCTATTAGAATCAGTGGGCTTGGCAAAAAAAGCACACGATTATGCTGGTGGCTTGTCTGGTGGGCAACGCAAACTGCTGGAAATGGGGCGGGCGTTGATGACTAATCCCAAGTTAATTTTGTTGGATGAACCGGCTGCTGGTGTGAATCCAAAACTGATTGATGATATTTGCGATCGCATTATCACTTGGAACCGTCAAGATAACATGACTTTTTTGATTATCGAACACAATATGGATGTGATTATGTCATTGTGCGATCGCGTTTGGGTACTTGCCGAAGGGCAGAATTTAGCTGACGGGACACCCACAGAAATTCAAACTAATCCCAAAGTTCTAGAAGCTTATTTGGGAAAATAA
- a CDS encoding DUF981 family protein, translated as MFIDYITLMLINMVAGLFLLADYVYRGIDSSNQRPWIPGFGITGAIALTTGLHMTFTWPVIGSFNIAFGETSVLFGILFVAAA; from the coding sequence GTGTTTATCGACTACATCACACTAATGTTGATCAATATGGTAGCTGGTTTATTTCTACTGGCTGACTATGTGTATCGTGGTATAGATAGTTCTAATCAAAGACCGTGGATTCCCGGTTTTGGAATTACAGGTGCGATCGCCTTAACAACTGGTTTACACATGACCTTCACCTGGCCAGTTATCGGCAGCTTCAATATTGCCTTCGGTGAGACAAGTGTCTTATTTGGTATCTTGTTTGTGGCGGCTGCGTAG
- a CDS encoding sensor histidine kinase codes for MQRFFRGLRLSQKIVLPLLAVCLSVFMLGLVVLGNWFTDSLNQNFRQQTESFAERVYQDFQYKQQTLETEIELIANRDMLNQAVEQRNQGLLLQILLPLKSILKLDWIKVVDTQGNVLIDLRNNSLSQANFLDEVITSTASRGAHLVDLVDVEGKQQVLQVVTNGIKSSAGLLGGIVIGDLVDDILLQKIAAGSSKQLIIQRQNRVIATTLLAAKSGTWQFPPPNLPAIRITIDNKSYLAKSIVLTGASQSLTTTVLYSISLLEVAQYKLWEHLGLLFLLGSSILAVTGFLIARTITRPLKAVTQVAQRVIQESNFDLQAPVTTEDEVGILAISFNQLIQQVKQLLVEQYETNQKLEVYSQTLEEKIEERTQALRQKNITLKQTLQELRHTQSQLIQNEKMSSLGQLVAGIAHEINNPVNFIYGNLKYTDDYTKQLLWLLQLYQKHYPYPETEIQKAKEEADIEYLTEDLPKMLTSMKIGASRIREIVLSLRIFSRLDEAEFKMADIHEGIDSTLLILQHRLKSEKTRPTITVIKEYSDIPKIQCFAGQLNQVLMNILANAIDALEEAFQKGLCPEPIIRISSAQVNENVVVQIADNGTGIPEAIQSRLFDPFFTTKPIGKGTGMGLSISYQIITEKHGGSLQCISLPGQGAEFVITIPIR; via the coding sequence ATGCAGAGATTTTTCAGGGGGCTGAGACTCAGCCAAAAAATTGTTCTACCGCTGCTTGCAGTTTGTCTTAGCGTGTTCATGCTGGGTTTAGTAGTGCTAGGAAATTGGTTTACGGATAGTTTGAATCAAAATTTTCGCCAACAAACTGAAAGTTTTGCTGAACGAGTTTATCAGGATTTTCAGTATAAACAGCAAACACTAGAAACTGAAATTGAGCTAATTGCTAATCGAGATATGCTCAATCAGGCTGTTGAACAGCGTAATCAAGGATTGCTTTTGCAGATATTACTACCACTTAAGTCTATTTTAAAATTGGATTGGATTAAGGTAGTCGATACTCAGGGAAATGTCCTCATAGATTTACGGAACAACTCGTTAAGTCAAGCCAACTTTCTAGACGAAGTAATTACCAGCACTGCTAGTAGAGGAGCGCATTTAGTTGACTTGGTAGATGTAGAAGGTAAGCAACAGGTTCTACAAGTAGTAACAAATGGGATAAAATCATCAGCAGGACTTTTGGGAGGAATCGTCATTGGTGACTTAGTAGACGATATCCTACTGCAAAAAATTGCTGCGGGTTCCTCTAAACAGTTGATTATCCAGAGACAAAATCGCGTCATTGCGACAACTTTGTTAGCAGCCAAAAGTGGAACTTGGCAATTTCCTCCTCCTAATTTGCCTGCTATACGAATCACTATTGATAACAAAAGTTATTTAGCCAAAAGCATTGTATTGACAGGAGCAAGTCAGTCTTTAACAACTACAGTGTTGTATTCCATATCGTTGTTAGAAGTTGCTCAATATAAGTTATGGGAGCATTTAGGACTCTTGTTTTTGTTGGGAAGCAGTATCTTAGCAGTTACTGGATTTTTAATTGCGCGAACAATTACTCGTCCCTTAAAAGCTGTCACACAGGTAGCACAACGAGTTATCCAAGAATCTAATTTTGATCTCCAAGCTCCCGTAACAACTGAAGACGAGGTTGGAATCTTAGCCATTTCTTTTAACCAGTTAATTCAACAGGTAAAGCAACTGTTGGTAGAACAATATGAAACAAATCAAAAGCTAGAGGTTTACAGCCAAACATTAGAAGAAAAAATAGAAGAACGAACCCAAGCACTACGACAAAAAAATATTACTCTCAAGCAAACTTTACAAGAACTCAGGCATACTCAGTCCCAATTAATCCAGAATGAAAAAATGTCTTCTTTGGGGCAATTAGTTGCTGGCATTGCTCATGAAATCAACAATCCAGTTAATTTTATTTACGGTAATCTTAAGTACACTGATGATTATACTAAACAGTTGTTGTGGTTACTTCAACTTTATCAAAAACATTACCCCTACCCAGAAACAGAAATTCAAAAAGCTAAAGAAGAAGCTGATATTGAATATTTGACAGAAGATTTGCCTAAAATGTTGACTTCCATGAAGATTGGAGCCAGTCGGATTCGGGAAATTGTCCTTAGTTTAAGAATCTTCTCTCGTTTGGATGAAGCCGAGTTTAAAATGGCTGATATCCATGAAGGAATTGACAGCACTCTGTTAATTTTACAACATCGTCTCAAATCTGAAAAGACTCGCCCTACAATCACAGTGATTAAAGAGTATAGTGACATCCCGAAAATTCAGTGTTTTGCAGGACAATTAAATCAGGTATTGATGAACATCTTGGCAAATGCTATTGATGCTTTAGAAGAGGCTTTTCAAAAGGGGCTTTGTCCAGAACCGATAATTCGCATTTCTTCAGCCCAGGTGAATGAAAATGTCGTTGTTCAGATTGCTGATAATGGTACAGGGATTCCAGAAGCAATCCAGTCACGTCTTTTTGACCCCTTTTTCACCACTAAACCTATTGGCAAAGGCACTGGTATGGGATTATCTATTAGCTACCAAATCATTACTGAAAAACATGGTGGTTCGTTACAGTGCATTTCATTACCGGGACAGGGTGCAGAGTTTGTAATTACAATCCCGATTCGATAG